The following are from one region of the Gossypium hirsutum isolate 1008001.06 chromosome D03, Gossypium_hirsutum_v2.1, whole genome shotgun sequence genome:
- the LOC121215292 gene encoding uncharacterized protein: protein MPGDRHFTRVDTLELKSRIERKIGRVNAEKYFHLVARFLSLKIGKPEFDKLCIDTIGRENVYLHNRLLRSIIRNALFSKNPALKLEGSLSVELPNGYRRSNLQSLCKDIPQSPRKGRTPNLRDHKLRDQLSPLGPHGKNPKVQQQQSATELLSLGSRPPGSVEDGEEVNQAEGSPSIHSRSPVRAPLGISFNAKETWKVPRSGLESAPETCHYRGELPDTSSLKKRLERKLEMEGLSISVDSADVLNNCLDVFLKRLIKPCLELSSSRSGQKLIEPGHNWCMSSLNRMQPVKFGLKQSRHISASMLDFQVAMELNPLILGADWPTQLEKVCLLALESERYFARLFGSEAGSIPSNFEVFRL from the coding sequence ATGCCGGGTGATCGGCATTTTACTCGTGTAGATACTTTAGAGTTGAAATCTCGGATCGAAAGGAAGATTGGTCGTGTAAATGCCGAGAAATATTTCCATCTGGTTGCTAGATTTTTGAGTCTTAAGATCGGAAAACCCGAGTTTGATAAGCTCTGCATTGATACGATAGGGCGAGAGAATGTTTATCTTCATAACCGTCTCCTTAGATCAATTATTCGAAATGCTTTGTTTTCGAAGAATCCTGCATTGAAATTGGAAGGTTCTTTAAGTGTTGAATTGCCAAATGGGTATCGGAGAAGTAATCTTCAGTCGTTGTGCAAAGACATTCCTCAATCCCCTCGTAAAGGTCGGACCCCGAATCTTCGAGACCATAAGTTGAGGGACCAGTTGAGTCCTTTAGGGCCTCATGGGAAAAACCCTAAAGTTCAACAACAGCAGAGTGCGACTGAATTGCTTTCGTTGGGTAGCAGACCGCCCGGTTCTGTGGAGGACGGAGAAGAAGTTAATCAAGCTGAAGGGAGTCCGAGCATTCACAGTAGGAGTCCTGTTAGAGCCCCACTCGGCATCTCTTTCAACGCTAAAGAAACATGGAAAGTTCCTCGGAGCGGATTGGAATCTGCTCCTGAGACTTGTCATTATAGAGGTGAACTGCCCGATACCAGTTCATTGAAAAAGAGGTTGGAACGGAAGTTGGAGATGGAGGGATTAAGCATTTCAGTAGATTCCGCTGATGTGTTAAACAATTGTCTCGATGTTTTCTTGAAGAGATTGATAAAACCGTGCTTGGAACTTTCTAGTTCTAGATCCGGACAGAAACTTATAGAACCAGGTCATAATTGGTGCATGTCCTCTTTGAACAGGATGCAACCCGTGAAATTTGGCCTAaaacaaagtcggcacatttcaGCATCAATGCTAGACTTTCAAGTCGCAATGGAGCTAAATCCCTTGATTCTTGGAGCAGACTGGCCAACACAACTCGAGAAGGTCTGCTTGCTTGCCCTAGAAAGTGAACGGTATTTTGCCCGATTATTTGGGTCAGAAGCAGGTTCCATCCCGAGCAATTTTGAAGTATTTCGATTATGA
- the LOC107932531 gene encoding peroxidase 73, which translates to MAHFITFLLVLSLSLTFSLLPETASAQLRQNYYAKTCPNVESIVRNAVTQKFRQTFVTVPATIRLFFHDCFVQGCDASVIIQSTGSNKAEKDHPDNLSLAGDGFDTVIKAKQAVDAVPSCRNKVSCADILAMATRDVIALSGGPSYAVELGRLDGLSSTAASVNGKLPHPDFNLNQLNSMFAAHGLTQTDMIALSAAHTVGFSHCSKFSNRIYNFSRQSAVDPTLNRAYATQLQQMCPKNVDPRIAINMDPNTPRAFDNVYYKNLQQGKGLFTSDQVLFTDKRSKPVVNAWAANSNTFNSAFITAITKLGRVGVKTGRNGNIRRNCDALN; encoded by the exons ATGGCTCACTTCATTACTTTTCTACTGGTACTGTCACTTTCTCTTACCTTCTCCTTGCTCCCTGAAACAGCTTCAGCTCAACTAAGACAAAATTACTACGCTAAAACCTGTCCCAATGTAGAATCCATTGTAAGAAACGCCGTTACTCAGAAATTCAGACAAACTTTTGTCACTGTCCCCGCAACTATCCGCCTCTTCTTCCATGATTGCTTTGTCCAG GGTTGTGATGCTTCAGTAATTATTCAATCCACCGGCAGCAACAAAGCCGAAAAGGACCACCCCGACAACTTGTCGTTAGCCGGTGACGGTTTCGACACCGTCATCAAGGCGAAACAAGCGGTCGATGCGGTTCCGAGTTGTAGAAACAAGGTTTCATGTGCTGATATTTTGGCAATGGCGACTCGTGATGTCATTGCTCTG TCAGGTGGACCATCTTATGCAGTTGAATTGGGGAGGTTGGATGGGTTAAGCTCCACAGCAGCTAGTGTCAATGGCAAGCTGCCTCATCCAGATTTCAACTTGAACCAGCTCAACTCTATGTTTGCAGCACATGGACTCACCCAAACTGACATGATTGCTCTTTCAG CTGCACACACCGTTGGATTCTCTCATTGCAGCAAGTTTTCAAACCGGATATACAATTTCAGCCGTCAAAGTGCAGTAGACCCGACATTGAACCGAGCATATGCGACCCAACTACAACAAATGTGTCCTAAAAATGTTGATCCCAGGATAGCCATTAACATGGACCCTAACACACCACGTGCATTCGACAATGTTTACTACAAGAACTTGCAACAAGGCAAGGGATTGTTCACTTCCGACCAGGTTTTGTTCACCGACAAGAGATCGAAGCCAGTCGTAAACGCTTGGGCGGCTAATTCGAATACATTTAACTCCGCTTTCATCACCGCCATTACTAAGCTCGGCCGTGTCGGTGTTAAGACGGGGAGGAATGGGAATATTAGGAGAAACTGTGATGCTCTTAATTGA